One Engraulis encrasicolus isolate BLACKSEA-1 chromosome 5, IST_EnEncr_1.0, whole genome shotgun sequence DNA segment encodes these proteins:
- the pnisr gene encoding arginine/serine-rich protein PNISR, producing MWDQGGQPWQPQWPVSQQQWMQSFQHQQDPSQVDWAALAQAWIAQKESSGPATDQVQPPMQPNGQDIPGMEPAAHNNHGNFQGDPNFNRMWQPEWGMHGQQHAPPPPPPGPEQQAWIPPGPAPMDMVNPSEDSNSQDSLEFARDPHHAMFPQNSHNYGGQPDGYGVQPMNVAQFDYQHGAAPYGPPGAGFHPPYWQQGPPQNRRERPPGFRDRPRSPKQQLAAVNNNDAQTLDAVKRRTLPAWIREGLEKMDREKQKKLERERMEKQRAEMKDEQDDDTADEEGDGPHIPRRSKFDSDDEDGDDEDGDRERERDRDEAPVRRGFSSRSPSPSHEDQSEPEMTDEEREFQLLLLTKTLLTEVLLEVTNEEIYQVAKETHRKATKAPAKQLAQSSALASLTGLGGLGDYGSDESSDEEASNQGSESSDTDEEELRHRIRQKQDAFRRKEREMVMQQEREDLEAAKREETERSFRESLSHEDKEPEPKYRDREAERDRDREREPSPAPAERRRSKGSESEVRAKSGSGKERRSRSSSAAHSSSKRSSSSSSSSSSSSSSSASSRSRSSSSRQKRRRSRSSSRRRRSRSRSSRRRHHRHSSRSERGDRSDRRRGHLSPSSSSHRKRSRSRSRSRSRSRHRRTTTESRGRKSRSKDRASRSRSRERDRERERDRRRSSKERGSRRSRSRSTSRGSRRKSQKDASKDRESKKKDRSHSREKEKEKEKKKKDKDKDKESDKKRDKQKSKDKDKDREKDREREKDRDKEREDKKEKGKDKDKEKDRDREREREKDSGTQEEVNGKSKRKRDSEASESKHSKDSKSSSSKKSKSSRKHSDSGSSRSRSPSPEVSKEKKSKKSKRSRSRSTEKSHKSGKKASRKHKSKSRSRSSSPARRWH from the exons ATGTGGGACCAGGGTGGACAGCCCTGGCAGCCACAATGGCCTGTGAGCCAACAGCAGTGGATGCAGTCCTTCCAGCATCAGCAAGACCCAA gtcAAGTGGACTGGGCAGCGCTGGCACAAGCATGGATAGCTCAGAAAGAGTCGAGTGGGCCGGCAACGGACCAGGTCCAGCCGCCGATGCAGCCCAATGGGCAGGACATCCCTGGCATGGAGCCCGCAGCGCACAACAACCATGGAAACTTCCAGGGAGATCCTAACTTCAACAGAATGTGGCAGCCCG AGTGGGGAATGCACGGGCAGCAGCACgcccctcctccgcctcccccgGGCCCCGAGCAGCAGGCCTGGATCCCCCCGGGCCCAGCGCCCATGGACATGGTCAACCCCTCGGAGGACAGCAACAGCCAGGACAGCCTGGAGTTCGCCAGGGACCCGCACCACGCCATGTTCCCCCAGAACAGCCACAACTACGGCGGGCAGCCGGACGGCTACGGGGTCCAGCCTATGAATGTGGCGCAGTTTGACTATCAG CATGGAGCTGCACCATATGGTCCCCCCGGAGCTGGCTTCCACCCGCCCTACTGGCAGCAAGGTCCCCCCCAGAACAGACGTGAGCGCCCCCCAGGCTTCAGGGACCGGCCACGCTCTCCCAAACAACAACTGGCGGCGGTCAACAACAATGATGCTCAGACACTAG ATGCGGTGAAGAGGCGGACACTGCCGGCGTGGATCCGCGAGGGCCTGGAGAAGATGGACCGTGAGAAGCAGAAGAAGCTGGAGAGGGAGCGCATGGAGAAGCAGCGGGCCGAGATGAAGGACGAGCAGGACGACGACACGGCAGACGAGGAGGGCGATGGACCACACATCCCACGCAGGAGCAAATTC GacagtgatgatgaggatggggatgacgAAGacggggacagggagagggagagggacagagacgaaGCCCCAGTGAGACGGGGTTTTTCTAGCCGGAGCCCCTCCCCATCGCACGAGGACCAGAGCGAACCAGAGATGACGGACGAGGAACGAGAGTTCCAATTG CTGCTGCTGACCAAGACGCTCCTGACAGAGGTACTGCTGGAGGTCACCAACGAGGAGATCTACCAGGTTGCCAAGGAGACGCACCGCAAAGCCACCAAAG CTCCTGCCAAACAGCTGGCACAGTCAAGTGCACTGGCTTCTCTGACTGGCCTCG ggggtctgggggacTACGGCTCGGACGAGAGCTCAGACGAGGAGGCCAGCAACCAGGGCTCGGAGTCGTCCGACACGGACGAGGAGGAGCTGAGGCACCGCATCCGGCAGAAGCAGGACGCCTTCCGCCGCAAGGAGCGCGAGATGGTcatgcagcaggagagggaggacCTGGAGGCTGCCAAACGCG aagaaacAGAGAGGTCATTCAGAGAGAGCCTCAGTCACGAGGACAAAGAGCCAGAGCCCAAGtacagagacagggaggcagagcgagacagagaccgagagagggagCCTAGTCCAGCCCCGGCAGAGCGGCGGAGGTCAAAGGGCAGTGAGTCTGAGGTCAGGGCCAAGTCAGGGTCAGGAAAGGAGCGCAGAAGCAGGTCCAGCTCTGCTGCCCACTCCTCCAGCAAGcgttcttcctcctcttcgtcctcctcttcttcgtcctcctcctcctcggcctcctcccgctctcgctcctcctcctcgaGGCAGAAGCGGCGGCGGAGCCGCTCGTCCTCTCGGAGGCGGCGCAGTCGAAGCCGCAGCTCGAGACGCCGGCACCACCGTCACTCGTCGCGCTCCGAGCGTGGCGACAGGAGCGACCGAAGACGCGGCCACTTGtccccctcgtcctcctctcaCAGGAAGCGGAGCCGCAGCCGATCGCGGTCGCGCTCCCGCTCACGGCACCGCCGGACCACCACGGAGAGCAGGGGCCGCAAGAGCAGGTCGAAGGACAGGGCCAGCCGCAGCCGCAGcagggagcgagacagagagcgagagcgagacaggCGGCGCAGCAGCAAGGAGCGCGGCAGCCGGCGCAGTCGCAGTCGCAGCACCAGCCGCGGCAGTCGCAGGAAGTCCCAGAAGGACGCCAGCAAGGACAGGGAGAGCAAGAAGAAGGACAGGAGCCACAGTCgcgaaaaagagaaggagaaggagaagaagaaaaaggataaGGATAAGGATAAGGAGTCAGACAAGAAGCGAGACAAGCAGAAATCCAAGGACAAAGACAAGGACAGGGAGAAGGATAGGGAGcgagagaaggatagagacaaGGAGCGGGAGGAcaagaaggagaaagggaaagacaaagacaaagagaaggacagggacagagagagggagagagaaaaggactcTGGCACACAGGAGGAGGTCAATGGCAAGTccaagagaaagagggacagcgAGGCCTCCGAATCCAAGCACTCCAAAGACAGCAAGAGTAGCAGCAGCAAGAAGAGCAAGTCTAGCAGGAAACACTCAGACTCTGGCTCCAGCCGGAGTAGGTCCCCCTCCCCTGAGGTTAGCAAGGAAAAGAAATCCAAAAAGTCTAAGCGTAGTCGCTCACGGTCCACGGAAAAGTCTCACAAGTCTGGTAAGAAGGCAAGCCGCAAACACAAGTCTAAGTCACGATCAAG GTCCTCTTCCCCAGCCCGACGTTGGCATTGA
- the coq3 gene encoding ubiquinone biosynthesis O-methyltransferase, mitochondrial isoform X2 has translation MYSRKCGRLFYGFCTEIKTLRAINAKGATAPEIARRVLSSWTVCKHQRHQLLQRQPPDKLHAGSVRQASHTTLDPEEARKFQSLADKWWDLQGAFAALHSMNDLRVPFIRDNLLSVHGSGVPGRPLAGLRILDVGCGGGLLTEPLGRLGAEVLGIDPVEDSIRTAELHTSHDPELRGRVHYRACTLEELAQSEGEDGDGGGGSVTEGFDAVVASEVVEHLADLDIFAACCHQVLKPGGSLFITTINKTNLSYALGIVAAEQLLRIVPSGTHDWEKFISPVDLERLLESSGFQVESIRGMMFNPLSGFWSWTQSTPMNYALHATKRSEEPGRNRAESQEMEQETLTRAAAV, from the exons ATGTATTCGAGGAAGTGTGGACGGCTGTTCTATGGGTTTTGCACGGAGATCAAGACGCTTCGTGCAATAAATGCCAAAGGAGCGACAGCCCCAGAGATTGCAAGGCGTGTGTTATCCAGTTGGACTGTATGTAAACACCAGAGGCACCAGCTTCTACAACGTCAACCCCCCGACAA GCTTCACGCTGGCAGTGTCCGCCAGGCTTCCCACACCACGTTAGACCCGGAGGAGGCTAGGAAGTTTCAGTCCCTGGCCGACAAGTGGTGGGATCTGCAAGGGGCGTTTGCGGCGCTGCACTCCATGAACGACCTCCGAGTGCCTTTTATCAG ggATAATCTGTTGAGTGTCCATGGCAGCGGTGTGCCCGGAAGGCCTCTGGCCGGACTCAGGATTCTGGATGTGGGATGTGGAGGAGGCCTGCTCACTGAG CCGCTGGGCAGATTGGGAGCAGAGGTGCTGGGCATCGACCCAGTGGAGGACAGCATTCGCACCGCCGAGCTCCACACCTCGCACGACCCCGAGCTGCGGGGCCGCGTGCACTACCGGGCCTGTACCCTGGAGGAGCTGGCTCAGTCGGAGGGGGAGGACGGCGACGGAGGTGGTGGCAGCGTGACGGAGGGGTTCGACGCGGTGGTGGCCTCTGAGGTGGTGGAGCATCTCGCCGACCTGGACATCTTCGCTGCCTGCTGCCACCAAGTGCTAAAG CCAGGGGGCTCCCTTTTCATAACCACCATCAACAAGACCAACCTGTCCTATGCGCTGGGCATAGTCGCAGCTGAGCAGCTGCTCCGCATTGTGCCCAGTGGCACACACGACTGGGAGAAGTTCATCAGCCCTGTGGACCTGGAGCGCCTCCTGGAGTCCA GTGGGTTCCAGGTGGAGTCCATCCGGGGCATGATGTTCAACCCCCTGAGCGGCTTCTGGAGCTGGACCCAGAGCACCCCCATGAACTACGCCCTGCACGCCACCAAGCGCAGCGAGGAGCCGGGCCGCAACCGGGCCGAGAGCCAGGAGATGGAGCAGGAGACGCTGACACGAGCAGCCGCTGtctga
- the coq3 gene encoding ubiquinone biosynthesis O-methyltransferase, mitochondrial isoform X1: MYSRKCGRLFYGFCTEIKTLRAINAKGATAPEIARRVLSSWTVCKHQRHQLLQRQPPDNRLHAGSVRQASHTTLDPEEARKFQSLADKWWDLQGAFAALHSMNDLRVPFIRDNLLSVHGSGVPGRPLAGLRILDVGCGGGLLTEPLGRLGAEVLGIDPVEDSIRTAELHTSHDPELRGRVHYRACTLEELAQSEGEDGDGGGGSVTEGFDAVVASEVVEHLADLDIFAACCHQVLKPGGSLFITTINKTNLSYALGIVAAEQLLRIVPSGTHDWEKFISPVDLERLLESSGFQVESIRGMMFNPLSGFWSWTQSTPMNYALHATKRSEEPGRNRAESQEMEQETLTRAAAV, from the exons ATGTATTCGAGGAAGTGTGGACGGCTGTTCTATGGGTTTTGCACGGAGATCAAGACGCTTCGTGCAATAAATGCCAAAGGAGCGACAGCCCCAGAGATTGCAAGGCGTGTGTTATCCAGTTGGACTGTATGTAAACACCAGAGGCACCAGCTTCTACAACGTCAACCCCCCGACAA CAGGCTTCACGCTGGCAGTGTCCGCCAGGCTTCCCACACCACGTTAGACCCGGAGGAGGCTAGGAAGTTTCAGTCCCTGGCCGACAAGTGGTGGGATCTGCAAGGGGCGTTTGCGGCGCTGCACTCCATGAACGACCTCCGAGTGCCTTTTATCAG ggATAATCTGTTGAGTGTCCATGGCAGCGGTGTGCCCGGAAGGCCTCTGGCCGGACTCAGGATTCTGGATGTGGGATGTGGAGGAGGCCTGCTCACTGAG CCGCTGGGCAGATTGGGAGCAGAGGTGCTGGGCATCGACCCAGTGGAGGACAGCATTCGCACCGCCGAGCTCCACACCTCGCACGACCCCGAGCTGCGGGGCCGCGTGCACTACCGGGCCTGTACCCTGGAGGAGCTGGCTCAGTCGGAGGGGGAGGACGGCGACGGAGGTGGTGGCAGCGTGACGGAGGGGTTCGACGCGGTGGTGGCCTCTGAGGTGGTGGAGCATCTCGCCGACCTGGACATCTTCGCTGCCTGCTGCCACCAAGTGCTAAAG CCAGGGGGCTCCCTTTTCATAACCACCATCAACAAGACCAACCTGTCCTATGCGCTGGGCATAGTCGCAGCTGAGCAGCTGCTCCGCATTGTGCCCAGTGGCACACACGACTGGGAGAAGTTCATCAGCCCTGTGGACCTGGAGCGCCTCCTGGAGTCCA GTGGGTTCCAGGTGGAGTCCATCCGGGGCATGATGTTCAACCCCCTGAGCGGCTTCTGGAGCTGGACCCAGAGCACCCCCATGAACTACGCCCTGCACGCCACCAAGCGCAGCGAGGAGCCGGGCCGCAACCGGGCCGAGAGCCAGGAGATGGAGCAGGAGACGCTGACACGAGCAGCCGCTGtctga